The DNA sequence taacaatagtGCTgacatttataattaaatatttgaagtttaattattttttatactttaaaaGAAAGCAAAATTGTTATAACATTATGCActtctattaatatatgaaaaaaaggttataaaaccaaaaattaaaaatggtTTAAAggtagaattattttttttttatttgttttaacttcataattctttaataatttataaaaaaaaatcatggTACTTACAtttagcatttttttttatattttataataaaaatttcgtTAAATATTGGACAAAGCAagatttataatttttaaaacatttacttaaaatagtatattataaatatatacatatattcatatatatgtataattttatggtttgaattaaaaatgttcaaatatttacaaagCATATGAAATATggactttttaaaattagaataagttttatgtaaaaatgaatttccTTGCGTAGTGATAGCAAGATCTATCtaaatatttccttttatgtACCTGATTAAAACAGTGTACATACAATAGTATatcgtatatacataaatacaaaataattcttatcaATTGTGAAGGTTAaaggtacatatatatatatatatatatatatatatatgtttttttggAATACGTTAGCATGTgcttaaaattataatttaaaatgttaattgAAGAGTTACACATTTGAGAAAAaggttatttaaaaaaaataaacatatttagtatcaaaaaaaaatctcTACTATTACAactgaatattaaaaataaatatctttaattttaatatgtttatataaatggagaaattattttcattttcacaCAACTCTTGGCTTAActaaaatttgtatataatatattttttatgtaaaaattaaaatttttttactatttatatattattatttttgtaaatattatttttgtaaattttcgaatttttaaattttacctaacataaatataattatatgtattctttttttattttaaataaatagtttttttatttgtttattttgaaagaaaaatagcCACCTGGGAGGATCGAACTCCCGACCTTTGGTTTACAAGACCAACGCACTGCCACTGTGCTAAGGTGGCAAtagtatgtttttatattgcCACCTTAAAATTGTAAGTTTAAGTTTTgtacaataatttttaatatttattcacATAAGAATAAAATGTTATACCATTTTTTCATCTCcccatttttaatttttattttatttttttcccttttttccaaaagatattttaaagaaatatcccatttttatattaatttttaagtaattaaaattaagaaaatataataataaatgacagtgaattttttttaaaaaataatttgagtAAAGATTGTCCTGCATTCTTTATGCAGCTTTTCACAAATCACAGTTACAGttcgtatattttataaagaaaaatattctctctatttttgttttaataaaaatatgattttttcttaaagATTAAAAAGTGCAGTGCTGTTTTTATTAGTCATATTCTAAAGAAAACACTCTCTTCATTTTATACTAAATTTACATAAGCCTCCTTAATTCTTGTTAAACACTAAGTATCTTGAGCAAGTAAATATGATTACatgtaatacatatatatatacccatgTACGATCGCTTTAGTGATAGTaatgtttaaataaattctCTCTTTCAAACTCTTTTATTCTAAGCTATTTAATGTTAACTGtacgagaaaaaaaaattttcgtATGATATACGTTATTCGCAAAAAAGCTAAgctgaaaattttaaaaaattttattgaattccttttttaagaTCCTTTTTTAGTgcttaaaaaagtaaaaaaaataaagtcaTAGAAacggaaaaacaaaaaagagaaggatgaaaaggataaaaaagagaagaattGTACTATGTTAATATTGCACTtagaaattatatgaataggtaattaattgtttttctaaatttataacaattttataaggcctttttaaaaagtctttgcaattttttcttttttttctcaaccttaaaattaattttatgctatttttatcatataactATTATGGAAGGAAATGGTCTTTCAACATTTAGCCCAACCAAAAATTTTGCTTcagttttttcttatttttttataataagaaaCTGTTGCATATTTTGTTTGTTCTATTATGTATAGTTTTAGTGTGAATTCGTTTGCAGATATATCAATCCTCCTTTAGTGAATATAAATCAGCTAAATGGTTTTCAAAAGATACGCTAAATTAATTTGCACATttcacaattttttaaatgcttAGTTTATTTTGCACTACGTATTTTACCGTTTAGGAACTAAGTAATTTCAGAACTGTAAAAGAGAgtattactttatttaaaACTGCGCGGTTTACTATATTTTGTACTTTTGCGTGATTTACTTAATAAAGCATTAAAGATGTTTGCTTTAATTCGTGTATTTTTGTACTACTGTTTACTCAATAAGTAGTGATGggcattttttataattttttttatttaataataaaaaatatatgacatGAATAATGACTATACATGATATGTCGAAGTGTAGGAAGGGCATAACTTTTCtgaaagtaaatataaagtaattaTACATTGCCGAAGAGTGTGcttatattataatgatataattatGCATATGTTACTGTGTATTAAGTTTGTTGTATATAATACTTAACtgctttataaatataagaacTCAAATGttacatatgtttataagtacgtatacatatgaatGGTTCGAAGCGTAGATTTGTTTGGttgcaaaaatttttatatactcctaaaataatatataatttagaagtaataaagataaaaaagaaattaaaaagacATAAAAAAAGGGTATGGTAAGTACTGTTTAAtagattaaaaaataaaattaaaaagaaccACAAAAAAAGTTCtttataaaagtttttttcaattttttgcTCTCACAAttgttctatatatatatatttaaatataaagtaagaaagtctatttttttattaataatcaTTTTAACCTACTATTATAACATAATGTACAGATAGAAATAAATACTATCAAGcagattttttattaaatacttttttttttttcatgctTGGCCATGCtacaactttttttattattgttgttcTGAGTTGTATGTAATATTTGTGTTTACCATATTAGaacctattttttattatttttaaataataaaatattatatttaaaaagtccTCCCAATATATTACCATTTTGTTATAAATGtgttttcatcattttgATGAAACACcctattttgaatttttgtttttttgtttttctttatatataccatatcttattaatttaaataaactgCACAAAGGATGCAACAGACGAacgaaaaaatttaatatgtttgaaaatataacttatataaatatactaaaattttacaaaagtacagaaaatttttattctgttatttatttttgtttatttattttcttatattttatttactatttttttttcagtaagcatatataattcttccATCACTTGCGTGGTTtctgcttttttttaatttgttatgAAACACGAAAAAGTtaaagttttaaaaatttaatttttcgtaTAGCAGTTGATATTTGGCACTGTATATagttgttatttatttagaataattttatattttatagttttttttataatagattgtacattttttaatttaaaaacacATTTAAAAAGCAGCCTCCACCTAATGAAGCTGATATgaagttattattataaaatgacACAGCacactttttcatttttttagcttatttggtaatttttttttttttatagtattgttttttttatgtaaaattataattatcatttgATTATTATCtgtaaattttgtaaatatatttgataacTTCGAAAAAGTAACTAATGCAAAACTGTGAaaacgtatatattttataattatatacgaaaaaaaaaaaaaataataatttggtgcatttttttgtaaaaataaaatatactttcATGAAGAATGGAATTAGATGATATAAATGGTAGGTTTCTAAAagataaacaattttttcaaaatggaaaGCAGATCAAAGTAAAAGATAACAAAATGGTGGACATTCCTAATACATCTTTATACAGTAACTATAATATGGTACAGGaggaaaaaagtaatttgtttttaagtgaacaaaatattttaaattcaGATAGAAAAGATATAGAATTAAAGAGTAGAATGAGAAATAATACGTACATGGAAGGCAGATTTTACATCTTTTTagttctttttatttctttctatGCCCTTTTAGTAGTAAGGGATTAGTTGAGGGTTTTTagattaaatttaaatgcaTGTGTATAcgcgtgtatatatatatatatatttgtatttttatacatatatgtatttacgtaCTTATATATGCAATGTAGTTGTGAGGCTCTTCTTTGCcccatttatatttttcatatatttactattaACACTTTACACGAAAAATAGTTATTGTGCACGGtttataaaacaattaatttttacttttcgtAACACAGAATTTCATTCGTAAGGGTCTAGGTTTTATTTCAATTAGTCATAGGTTAGCGAATATTGATGGAGGAAGCCTTACTATGTAAACCATAAAGTTGGAAGATAAAAGTTTAAGGGTATTTATTTTAGCTAACCACAGTGCTTAACAAATTATACAATATGTTAACTGAGATttaggagaaaaaaaaaaaaaaaaaatgacagaaaatgataattaaaaaggagACCAATTACAAATTCAGGGGAGCAAATAACGTACTATGAATAATATCATAGGTAGCAAGTCATTAcaagcataaatatattatagatCATAAATAGTTGTACAAGGATCAAATGAACATAGATATGTTTTGTTAATATGATTTTTCAATGTATCATTTTtctgtacatatttttttgtatatttgtcAATAAAACTATTTaggatttttttttgttttttttaattaattgttCAACcgactttttaatttttttagtaatgttttgattttgttttttattttattttttttcattaaatttaactttattgtttttgtatctgaaagaaaataatagaagTAATATTTTCCAAATTTAGAAGGAAATGGATATACTTAAATGGGCCCTCAGTTTATATACCATTAATTTGGTGGGTACCAAGAGCAAAAAATTAGTGAACGTTGTATTAATACCTATGTGAATGTGCtgggatatatatatgttaatctTAATGAGATAAAACTCTTTGTTCCCTATACTTagcattaaaataataacagaGGCTGAAGGgagaaataattattaccgacgaatattttttttgctttaacctcaaattatatttatatctgtGGAGGGCTGAGATAAAAATAGTACGCATTAAATATTGAAGTGTCAAAGGTGTgactataattattttgtagtGAAAAAGTTTacgaaaattttaattaaaaatgtattatataattaataaaaatgttatgcATGAATCAAATTAGAAATGCACACAacatagtaatatatatgtattaacaaaaaagaatgggtttttttaatatatattttttttgtttgtttactaaaaaattaaagttatAAAAAGATGAATCCGTTTtatgcttaaaaaaaaaaaaaagaattaacaCAGCAATAATATGATTCATAGATTAAtcacttaaatttttttaagagaaaaaaactattttgtatataaaccATTGGAATCATAATACATAAACTAGATGATATTTTCAATAGATTTCATATCTTTTCTTTGTctactaaaaaaattttgcttcttattttataaagtatTTTGATCCCCATTTTTGCCTGCACGCTGATATATTAGTGCAccatatatatctatataggtgtatatatatatgtatgtgttaaTGTACAGGCGGAGCCCCAAATAAATCACCTCTTGACTGCATAACAACTTTTCTGgggtttcttttttttcttataacgCCTACAGCCAATTTTGTTCACTGGCGTTGATTTAGCCCCTTAAACGCTTCTTTATCTTTCTCATTCTTTTGCTTTGCAAGTTTTTCCGTTTGTGCTGTCCACTTATCAATGGACGATTgaagaaatttattatactCAGATAGAAAAGGTGTTTTATATGTATCtattaaagaatattttaaagaacTGTAAACTTCTTTGCACGAATTTgatattgtttttaaatgaagaatGGATGTATGAAGTAGGTCGTCCTTGTGTCTTAGTGTATTTAAGATATCACTAAAATAATGAACCCAAATAGtccatttttcctttttccacTGAGGATCCATATTTTGTGTTAATTTATTGTTAGCCCAATTACTATGCATATTTTCAAAAGCTGCATCAAATTGTCTATCCCTGTATTCATAGTAGTCGTCCCTATAAGAAGCACATATTTCGTTATACACTTCTTGCTCTACTCGTTTTGGCTCATTTGTTTCATATAAATCATTAATAATGTATTCAGCTATATctagaatataaaattctgACAAAGGggatttattatttttttctgagtTCTCTCTCAGAACATTAACTAAATCATCTTTAGTCTCTAATAGAATTTGCTTCTTCTCggtagtaatatttttaaaatgtacacTAGCTTTTTTTGTCATTGCATACTTAAACTTAATAAAGGTAATATATTCctttaaattatgtatagTATTAATAGACAaaagtttatttatttctttatcaCTCAAGGGAACACCTGACAATAATTCCCTTTTAGATGTTATACATGGaacatacaaaatataattaaaaaagtacaacaaaaaaaaaaattctctACAAAAAGTCATATTAACGTAATGGGCATAATAACAGGAAGTAGTAAGgcattaattttttggttaagtttttatcaataaatacatatgaaaCGTAAATATCGAGTGAATTGTTGTACATTATAACATCTCACAAGGTAGTAAAATGGAGgtacttttttcctttattttttgcattatatattaaaatatatatatgtatatgtatctattttttttttttttttttctttttagcACATTTTATGAAgttattatttgtaatattttcacAAGATGGTTCTGTTCTTCTTTACATATTAAACTGTTTTTCTGTT is a window from the Plasmodium malariae genome assembly, chromosome: 2 genome containing:
- the PmUG01_02025400 gene encoding conserved Plasmodium protein, unknown function, coding for MELDDINGRFLKDKQFFQNGKQIKVKDNKMVDIPNTSLYSNYNMVQEEKSNLFLSEQNILNSDRKDIELKSRMRNNTYMEGRFYIFLVLFISFYALLVNFIRKGLGFISISHRLANIDGGSLTM
- the PmUG01_02025500 gene encoding conserved Plasmodium protein, unknown function; its protein translation is MTFCREFFFLLYFFNYILYVPCITSKRELLSGVPLSDKEINKLLSINTIHNLKEYITFIKFKYAMTKKASVHFKNITTEKKQILLETKDDLVNVLRENSEKNNKSPLSEFYILDIAEYIINDLYETNEPKRVEQEVYNEICASYRDDYYEYRDRQFDAAFENMHSNWANNKLTQNMDPQWKKEKWTIWVHYFSDILNTLRHKDDLLHTSILHLKTISNSCKEVYSSLKYSLIDTYKTPFLSEYNKFLQSSIDKWTAQTEKLAKQKNEKDKEAFKGLNQRQ